A genomic region of Candidatus Poribacteria bacterium contains the following coding sequences:
- a CDS encoding hemolysin family protein translates to MDDLLVIKLVSLGIILILSALFSTAEALLARLTRDDILKFAEEGGKRYEVLTSLLHHPRRYSLTIITAKTILIVAGVTVLMTFWKTYPVASAALAVACFVIFTELFPKNYVRGSTGAATIRALSALRAIYWCGFLVLIPLNFLANLIVRIFGGKATSAQDTLVSPEVLETLDNVADSQEILEPDDREMIARILDLPDKVAREIMVARTDMICLEVATPETEVLQTAITSRHTRIPIYEETIDQIVGILHVKDMLDCWARGKPVNLRELIVDRSPFFTPESKNISELFRELREHKQHMAIVVDEYGGTAGIITLENIIEEIVGEIQDEDEIDEQDDYIEIAPNTYSVDARLNLIELNEKLGTELEAENIDTIGGFVVDYLGRVPEQGTQFTYRGIRFTIFEADERRIQRIHLEMPEINDSDDAF, encoded by the coding sequence TCAAGTTCGCCGAGGAAGGCGGCAAACGTTATGAAGTGTTAACATCACTGCTGCACCATCCGCGCCGTTACTCGTTAACTATTATCACGGCAAAAACAATTCTGATAGTAGCAGGCGTTACGGTGCTTATGACATTTTGGAAAACATATCCAGTCGCGAGTGCAGCCCTCGCAGTCGCCTGCTTTGTCATCTTTACCGAATTGTTTCCCAAAAACTATGTACGGGGCAGTACTGGCGCAGCAACCATCCGGGCGCTCAGTGCCCTCCGTGCCATCTACTGGTGCGGATTCCTTGTTTTAATCCCGCTCAATTTCCTCGCCAACCTCATCGTCCGAATCTTCGGCGGCAAAGCCACATCTGCACAAGATACCCTCGTATCTCCAGAAGTGTTAGAGACACTCGACAATGTCGCCGATAGCCAAGAAATCTTAGAGCCAGACGACCGAGAGATGATCGCCAGAATTTTAGACCTGCCCGATAAAGTTGCCAGAGAAATCATGGTCGCACGCACCGATATGATATGCCTTGAAGTCGCAACCCCTGAAACCGAAGTTTTACAGACCGCAATCACCTCCAGGCATACGCGTATCCCGATATACGAAGAGACAATTGATCAAATTGTTGGGATCCTGCACGTCAAAGATATGTTGGATTGTTGGGCAAGAGGTAAGCCGGTCAACCTGAGAGAACTTATCGTCGATCGAAGTCCTTTTTTCACGCCGGAGAGTAAGAATATCTCAGAACTCTTTCGGGAGCTTCGCGAGCATAAGCAACACATGGCGATCGTTGTAGACGAATACGGTGGCACCGCCGGAATCATAACACTCGAAAACATCATCGAAGAAATCGTCGGTGAAATTCAAGATGAAGACGAAATCGACGAACAAGATGACTACATTGAGATAGCACCTAACACCTATTCCGTTGATGCGCGACTAAATCTTATTGAATTGAACGAAAAACTCGGCACCGAACTTGAAGCAGAAAACATTGATACAATCGGTGGGTTCGTTGTAGACTATCTCGGTCGTGTGCCTGAACAGGGGACCCAATTTACCTACCGCGGTATCCGGTTCACCATATTTGAGGCAGACGAACGACGCATCCAAAGGATTCATCTTGAAATGCCGGAAATTAACGATAGTGATGACGCGTTTTAA
- the recO gene encoding DNA repair protein RecO: MAAQKTQAIVIRTFPLKEFHKIITFYTPDFGKVKAVAYGVKSPKSKLGGSLELLNHGTLLFQHRENRELQNITDFNLIDGFDVIRSDFTRITYGCYFAELVESIASEGVANPEIFDLLRTTCQFLGHVDDVPLLARGFEIKFLDCAGYAPELSRCVHCGSDVQGAAANRFGIAFSIRYGGVLCADCKNRDGAAFTISPGSCELLKMLRKSEWERFNRIRASTRNHQELKRGLGSFIEYHTERTLKSLRFIENVLD; this comes from the coding sequence ATGGCAGCCCAAAAAACCCAAGCGATTGTCATTCGCACCTTTCCCCTTAAAGAATTCCACAAAATCATTACTTTCTACACGCCTGACTTCGGAAAAGTCAAAGCAGTCGCTTACGGCGTGAAAAGTCCAAAAAGCAAACTCGGCGGGAGTTTAGAACTCCTCAACCACGGCACGCTCCTCTTTCAGCACCGCGAAAACCGAGAATTGCAGAACATCACTGATTTTAATTTGATTGACGGGTTTGATGTCATTCGCTCGGATTTCACGCGTATCACCTATGGCTGCTACTTCGCTGAACTCGTGGAGAGCATCGCATCAGAGGGTGTCGCCAACCCTGAAATTTTCGATTTACTTCGAACCACCTGTCAATTTTTAGGACATGTTGATGATGTTCCCTTGCTCGCCAGAGGGTTTGAGATTAAGTTCTTGGATTGTGCGGGCTACGCCCCGGAACTCTCGCGCTGTGTGCATTGTGGTTCAGATGTCCAAGGTGCCGCGGCAAATAGATTCGGGATTGCGTTCAGCATCCGGTACGGTGGTGTGCTTTGTGCCGATTGCAAAAATCGAGATGGTGCTGCTTTTACAATCTCCCCCGGTAGTTGTGAATTGTTAAAGATGCTTCGGAAATCCGAATGGGAACGGTTCAACCGAATTCGCGCCTCTACCCGCAACCATCAAGAACTGAAACGGGGACTCGGCAGTTTTATTGAATATCATACCGAACGCACCTTAAAAAGCCTCCGGTTCATTGAAAACGTCTTAGATTAG